A window of the Caldivirga sp. genome harbors these coding sequences:
- a CDS encoding beta-galactosidase, which produces MSFPVSVWYGIGSVTPPFNEETIKRDLNNIKDAGFKYVRGWVNWRDTEPRPGEYDFNNVENLLRVAGDIGLKVILQVYLEFAPDWLPKLHPDSLYVSESGSTIMPQGSPGVCLDNPGVRARAEEFLRRLAQVVVKYPNFYAWDLWSEPNVIQWIYQPTGWRGLFCYCNYSKGRFRDWLRTMYSSINELNKAWHRSYLEFNDVEPPRFVSLHFARDNIDWLTFNIIKLREDLEWRVKVIRSIDSSHPVVSHSHGGTSVFSNPLFGEPDDWEMASVVDAWGTSFYPKHAGRVKPDHVLDALVLDAARSAASASGKPYWIGELQAGQGVGGFKATEPVTPDDVALWMWQAIAHEAKAINIYHWYPMMLGFESGGYGLINPDGSLTDRARKAGETARVIYEYSDLFLKAKLINSSIAILYNIESYKWLWIAQRHSSDVLSKSILGVYRILFNSNHNVDLVSIRQVENGLISRYKVLVAPLSLVMTPKAALSLRDFVSNGGLLLVDSRFAAIRNDGYIDSCTPAYGLSEVIGGCEDGYVSVDKVSLRITSDLIPGLKVGDLIISSNYVSWLNSKAHEVGVSELNLDKPSITINDYGNGKAVYVGTSIGLSYEVNGPDSGVGKLVNGIIGMAMAQPPVDVKSTKQGYVEVRVLKSGIDHLLFIINHSYNDQLVKVRINENVLNVGNALIKDLVTGASINIINNEVQLTLKGRQVVVGLVR; this is translated from the coding sequence ATGTCATTCCCAGTTTCTGTATGGTATGGCATAGGTAGTGTTACACCACCGTTTAATGAGGAGACCATTAAGAGGGATTTAAATAACATTAAGGATGCTGGGTTCAAGTACGTTAGAGGCTGGGTGAATTGGAGGGATACTGAACCGAGACCTGGGGAGTATGATTTCAACAATGTTGAGAACCTACTTAGGGTTGCTGGGGACATTGGTTTAAAGGTCATTCTTCAAGTTTACCTTGAATTCGCCCCTGATTGGTTGCCTAAGCTTCACCCTGATTCACTGTACGTCTCAGAGTCAGGAAGCACCATAATGCCTCAGGGCAGTCCAGGCGTATGCCTTGATAATCCTGGCGTTAGAGCAAGGGCTGAGGAATTCCTGAGGAGACTAGCCCAGGTAGTGGTCAAGTACCCTAACTTCTATGCTTGGGACCTTTGGAGTGAGCCTAATGTTATACAGTGGATTTACCAACCCACTGGTTGGCGTGGGCTATTCTGCTACTGCAATTACTCTAAGGGTAGGTTCAGGGACTGGTTAAGGACCATGTACAGTAGCATTAATGAATTAAATAAGGCTTGGCATAGGAGTTACCTTGAGTTTAATGATGTTGAACCACCACGTTTCGTTTCCCTTCACTTCGCTAGGGATAACATAGACTGGTTAACATTCAACATCATTAAACTCAGGGAGGACCTTGAGTGGAGGGTTAAGGTAATTAGGAGCATTGATAGTAGCCATCCAGTAGTTAGCCATAGTCACGGTGGTACATCAGTATTCAGTAATCCACTCTTCGGTGAACCTGATGACTGGGAGATGGCCAGTGTTGTTGATGCATGGGGTACATCGTTTTACCCTAAGCACGCTGGTAGGGTTAAGCCTGACCATGTCCTTGATGCCCTAGTACTTGATGCAGCTAGGTCAGCCGCATCAGCCAGTGGTAAGCCTTACTGGATAGGGGAACTTCAGGCTGGTCAAGGTGTCGGTGGTTTTAAGGCTACTGAACCAGTAACACCAGATGATGTGGCTCTTTGGATGTGGCAGGCCATCGCCCATGAAGCTAAGGCAATAAACATATATCATTGGTACCCCATGATGCTTGGCTTCGAGTCAGGTGGATACGGGTTAATTAACCCTGATGGTTCATTAACCGATAGGGCTAGGAAAGCTGGGGAAACAGCCAGGGTGATTTACGAATATAGTGACCTATTCCTAAAGGCTAAGTTAATTAACTCAAGTATAGCCATACTCTATAATATTGAGTCATATAAGTGGCTTTGGATTGCTCAAAGGCATAGTAGTGATGTATTATCAAAATCAATACTGGGTGTCTATAGGATTCTCTTTAACAGTAATCATAATGTAGACTTAGTATCCATTAGGCAGGTTGAAAATGGATTAATTAGTAGGTACAAGGTACTTGTGGCTCCATTATCACTAGTGATGACTCCTAAGGCCGCCTTAAGCCTAAGGGACTTTGTAAGTAATGGTGGGTTACTACTGGTTGATTCAAGATTCGCCGCAATTAGGAATGATGGCTACATTGATTCATGTACCCCAGCATACGGCTTAAGTGAAGTTATTGGAGGATGCGAGGATGGTTATGTAAGCGTTGATAAAGTGAGCCTAAGGATTACAAGCGATTTAATACCAGGTTTAAAGGTGGGTGACTTGATAATTAGCTCTAATTACGTTAGTTGGCTTAACTCAAAAGCCCATGAGGTGGGGGTTAGTGAACTTAACTTAGATAAACCTTCAATAACGATTAACGATTATGGTAATGGGAAAGCAGTTTACGTTGGTACAAGTATTGGCCTATCTTATGAGGTTAATGGGCCAGATAGTGGAGTTGGAAAGCTAGTGAATGGAATTATAGGGATGGCCATGGCTCAACCACCTGTTGATGTTAAGTCAACTAAACAGGGTTACGTTGAGGTAAGAGTATTGAAGAGCGGGATTGATCACCTACTCTTTATAATTAATCATTCCTATAATGATCAACTAGTTAAGGTGAGAATCAATGAAAACGTACTTAACGTAGGTAACGCATTAATTAAGGACCTTGTAACTGGAGCATCAATAAACATCATTAATAATGAAGTTCAATTAACCCTGAAGGGTAGACAAGTTGTAGTAGGCTTGGTAAGATAA
- a CDS encoding sugar isomerase domain-containing protein produces the protein MSIPNEYWRSWISNVKGIIDHITGTQLQNINKASGIITSAIESGHACFLFGSGHAAIPVMEMFPRYGSTLGFIPIVDLPLVSFLRMVGDLGYPQFDFIENSPEYGRRIMENYSVHKEDCVIVFSHSGTTPISVEIAIQFKNRGAPVIGVTSLTHARSAKPRHPSNLRLHEVADVIIDTGVPAGDVSLTIDLEGKRLRIGPLSTVAFTIVANMLLLNTIEKLINSGHEIPIFPVRGFDADADARMSLILSKHRELYIKHIATGD, from the coding sequence ATGAGTATTCCTAATGAGTATTGGCGTAGCTGGATAAGTAATGTTAAAGGAATTATTGATCACATTACCGGTACTCAATTACAGAACATTAATAAGGCCAGTGGCATAATTACTAGCGCCATTGAGAGTGGGCATGCGTGTTTCCTCTTCGGTTCTGGGCATGCTGCAATACCGGTGATGGAAATGTTCCCCCGGTATGGTTCAACCTTAGGCTTTATACCAATAGTGGATTTACCTCTAGTATCATTCCTAAGGATGGTTGGGGACTTAGGTTATCCTCAATTCGACTTCATAGAGAATTCACCTGAATATGGGCGTAGGATAATGGAGAACTACAGTGTGCATAAGGAGGATTGCGTCATAGTATTCTCCCACTCAGGTACAACACCGATATCCGTTGAGATTGCTATACAGTTTAAGAATAGGGGTGCCCCAGTGATTGGCGTAACTTCACTTACTCATGCTAGGTCAGCTAAGCCCCGTCACCCATCAAACTTAAGGCTACATGAAGTAGCTGACGTAATTATCGACACTGGTGTACCAGCCGGTGACGTGTCCTTAACTATAGATTTAGAGGGTAAGAGACTACGCATTGGGCCGCTTTCAACTGTCGCATTCACCATAGTGGCCAACATGCTTCTTTTAAATACCATTGAGAAACTAATCAATAGTGGTCATGAAATCCCCATCTTCCCGGTTAGGGGCTTTGATGCAGACGCGGACGCTAGGATGAGTCTAATTCTTAGTAAGCATAGGGAACTATACATTAAGCATATAGCCACTGGTGATTAG
- a CDS encoding ROK family protein, whose translation MAKATIVIDIGGSKIASALIYQDGNVEDYRVEDIDRRGGEYVVDQVIKVIQHYYSNVNGVDLVGVGISIPGIVKGNGLVWAPNIRGWRNINVASIIRRRLSLSNLVMVDDRVANIIGEYWQGEAKGASNAASLMIGTGVATGLLINGKPLRGSSGASGAVGWWLLGKRVPKHKSYRGFLENEVSGPAIFRKTYLHCLRARSESCLSTLRNCNPPNAYCVFQMLDQGLTLIKPVLEGAAVIVGITVANLISLINPEVVVLSGGVGVEIGRRFMDIIIETTRKIAQPYSLKRCRTTVSRLGYLSNLYGVAKLVLDNSSLVN comes from the coding sequence GTGGCTAAGGCAACTATAGTTATTGACATTGGTGGATCCAAGATTGCGTCAGCGTTGATTTACCAAGATGGTAATGTTGAGGATTATAGGGTTGAGGACATTGATAGGAGGGGAGGTGAATATGTTGTGGACCAGGTTATTAAGGTGATTCAACACTACTATAGTAATGTTAACGGAGTTGACCTAGTAGGTGTGGGAATCAGCATACCTGGAATAGTGAAGGGAAATGGGCTAGTTTGGGCACCTAACATAAGGGGTTGGAGAAACATTAATGTTGCCTCAATAATTAGAAGAAGGTTAAGCCTAAGCAACTTAGTCATGGTTGATGATAGGGTTGCTAACATTATAGGTGAGTATTGGCAGGGTGAAGCTAAGGGGGCAAGTAATGCAGCATCATTAATGATTGGTACTGGCGTAGCGACTGGATTATTGATCAATGGTAAGCCATTAAGGGGGAGTAGTGGCGCATCAGGTGCAGTGGGTTGGTGGCTATTAGGTAAGAGGGTGCCTAAGCATAAGTCCTACAGGGGATTCCTAGAGAATGAAGTCTCAGGCCCAGCAATATTCAGGAAAACATACCTGCACTGCCTACGTGCACGCAGTGAGTCTTGTCTCAGCACTCTTAGGAACTGCAATCCACCCAATGCGTACTGTGTTTTTCAAATGCTTGACCAAGGATTAACATTAATTAAACCCGTGTTAGAAGGAGCAGCAGTCATAGTGGGTATTACTGTGGCTAACTTAATTAGCTTGATAAATCCTGAGGTGGTAGTATTAAGTGGTGGTGTAGGTGTGGAAATTGGGAGAAGATTCATGGACATAATTATTGAAACTACCAGGAAAATCGCGCAACCGTATTCACTCAAGAGGTGTAGGACAACCGTGTCTAGGCTGGGTTACTTATCAAACCTATATGGAGTGGCTAAGTTAGTACTCGATAATTCATCATTGGTTAACTAG
- a CDS encoding SMP-30/gluconolactonase/LRE family protein, translating into MNSESAIPLVNLPRSRLGEGPIWDYTRGVLYWVDINGGYVHMFRPMDGFTRSIKIDQMPSCIALNNDGNVIVTVKDRVIVLNPDNGSVVRTLVTIDEGPDNRFNDCRCDPLGRLVAGTMYMPMPRKPQASLYIIDHDLKVRRLLSGVMVSNGLTWSGDGSTMYYIDSPTRRIAIYNYDVKGGELMGLRDVIDLSSMQGNPDGMTIDSEGYLWVALWGGGRVIRVNPVNKTIAGSVAVNARYTSSCTFGGGDLSTLFISTAMGETPLEYEGYLFRVDLKVSGVRQYTCNY; encoded by the coding sequence ATGAATTCGGAATCAGCAATACCGCTGGTTAACTTACCTCGCTCTAGGCTTGGTGAGGGACCCATTTGGGATTACACTAGGGGTGTGTTGTACTGGGTTGACATTAATGGGGGTTATGTCCACATGTTTAGGCCAATGGATGGATTCACTAGATCTATTAAAATTGATCAAATGCCCAGTTGCATAGCACTTAATAATGATGGTAATGTAATAGTCACCGTTAAGGATAGGGTCATAGTTCTTAATCCAGATAATGGTTCAGTGGTGAGGACGCTGGTAACCATTGATGAGGGACCTGATAATAGGTTCAATGACTGTAGGTGTGATCCACTTGGGCGTTTGGTTGCTGGAACAATGTACATGCCTATGCCCAGGAAGCCCCAGGCATCACTGTACATTATTGACCATGACTTGAAGGTTAGGAGACTGTTAAGTGGGGTTATGGTTTCAAATGGCTTAACATGGTCCGGCGACGGCTCAACAATGTACTACATAGATAGCCCAACAAGGAGAATTGCAATCTATAATTATGATGTTAAGGGTGGTGAGTTAATGGGCCTTAGGGACGTGATTGACTTATCTAGTATGCAGGGTAACCCAGATGGTATGACTATTGACTCGGAGGGTTACCTATGGGTTGCATTGTGGGGTGGTGGTAGGGTCATTAGAGTTAACCCGGTTAATAAAACCATTGCAGGCTCAGTGGCTGTTAATGCAAGGTACACTAGTTCATGTACCTTTGGTGGAGGGGACTTATCAACATTATTTATATCTACGGCAATGGGTGAAACACCCCTTGAGTATGAGGGCTACTTGTTTAGAGTTGACTTGAAAGTCAGTGGTGTTAGGCAGTATACGTGTAATTATTGA
- a CDS encoding mandelate racemase/muconate lactonizing enzyme family protein, which yields MTTISEVEPYIVYKPGEEGSAPWASYVMLVKVITKDGRVGWGETLSSIRVNAVAQMVKVLASVMRGRDVFNLEGNRLEWYRQDFNMPISLESTAAYSAFDIASWDIIGKELGAPVHKLLGGLTRDRIRVYANGWYEGARKPEDFAEKARETTRRGYTALKFDPFGQYFDTIDAVGIREATERVRAVREAVGDSVDILIEAHGRFNAESAIRVALALEDYNPLFIEEPVHPEDIEGLLRFKASTRIRVALGERVINKGHLLQYLKLGLVDYLQTDLGRFGGLTEARKASAIAEAFSVPMAFHNANGPILHSATLQLDAAVPNFAVQESFYDYWPQWKRNLISDPIPVENGYVKVPTKPGLGVDVNEKLIEELKVSEAEVITKGGLSWAVKGTVGGYS from the coding sequence ATGACTACGATTTCCGAGGTGGAACCGTATATAGTTTATAAGCCTGGCGAGGAAGGGTCAGCTCCCTGGGCTTCCTATGTAATGCTCGTTAAGGTTATTACTAAGGATGGTAGGGTTGGTTGGGGTGAGACTCTCAGTTCCATTAGGGTTAATGCAGTGGCTCAAATGGTTAAAGTTTTAGCATCAGTAATGAGGGGTAGGGATGTTTTTAACCTTGAGGGTAATAGACTTGAGTGGTATAGGCAGGACTTCAACATGCCGATTTCCCTGGAATCCACGGCCGCCTATAGTGCATTTGATATTGCCTCCTGGGACATAATAGGTAAGGAACTTGGTGCACCAGTGCATAAGCTACTCGGGGGCTTAACTAGGGATAGGATTAGGGTTTACGCTAATGGATGGTACGAAGGCGCCAGAAAACCCGAGGACTTCGCAGAGAAGGCTAGGGAAACTACTAGGAGAGGTTACACTGCCCTTAAGTTCGACCCATTTGGTCAATACTTCGACACAATTGATGCCGTAGGTATTAGGGAGGCTACTGAGAGGGTTAGGGCTGTTAGGGAGGCTGTGGGTGATTCCGTTGATATACTGATCGAGGCCCATGGTAGGTTTAATGCGGAGTCTGCTATTAGAGTGGCGTTAGCCCTTGAGGATTATAACCCATTATTCATTGAAGAACCAGTTCACCCGGAGGATATTGAGGGGTTACTTAGGTTTAAAGCCAGCACGAGGATTAGGGTTGCCTTAGGTGAACGCGTCATCAATAAGGGCCACCTACTGCAGTACCTTAAACTTGGCCTTGTTGATTACCTGCAGACTGACCTTGGGCGCTTCGGTGGGTTAACTGAGGCTAGGAAAGCATCAGCTATAGCTGAAGCCTTCAGTGTACCAATGGCATTCCATAATGCTAATGGTCCAATACTACACTCAGCAACGCTTCAATTGGATGCCGCTGTACCTAACTTTGCTGTGCAGGAGTCATTCTATGACTATTGGCCTCAATGGAAGAGGAACCTTATAAGTGACCCAATACCCGTGGAGAATGGTTATGTTAAGGTTCCTACTAAGCCTGGATTAGGGGTTGATGTTAATGAGAAGCTTATTGAGGAGCTTAAAGTAAGTGAGGCTGAGGTTATTACTAAGGGTGGTTTATCATGGGCTGTAAAGGGTACTGTTGGAGGTTATTCGTGA
- a CDS encoding aldehyde dehydrogenase family protein gives MKRQIPVYEPATGEVLAYVPDMSINEVRDAIDKAYDALPRIQSIPAYERARLLMKVAQAIRARKEELARLLTREIGRPIKSTRLIMERTARIYELAAQELPHVLTGEFIPLEAYDYPAGNENRIAFIRREPVGVVGAITPFNFPPDSMAHKVAPALAMGNTVVLKPSRNSPLTETEIAKVITEVGFPDGSINVVTGDSSMIGDEFINNPKVSLITFTGSSKVGLDLASKAILRGKRVIMELGGSDAMIILEDADLNKAAQAATVGRFDYAGQFCNATKRLIVRNEVYDEFIRRFIENVSRLKIGDPLSEDTDVGPLISKEAVESMESYVNDALSKGGRIIYRASRIPERGFYYPPTILEAPFDAAVWVEEVFGPVLPVARVKDDEEAVEIANRTEYGLDASIFTRDFSRAYRLATRIKAGTIFINDTTRLRFDNLPFGGFKKSGIGRESVKDTMMEMSEVKVISYALK, from the coding sequence ATGAAGCGTCAAATTCCTGTATACGAACCAGCAACCGGTGAGGTTCTGGCCTACGTACCAGACATGAGTATTAATGAAGTGAGGGATGCCATAGATAAGGCGTATGACGCATTACCTAGAATTCAATCAATACCAGCCTACGAGAGGGCTAGATTACTTATGAAGGTCGCTCAAGCTATCAGGGCGCGTAAGGAGGAGTTGGCTAGATTACTAACAAGGGAGATTGGTAGACCAATTAAGAGCACTAGGTTAATAATGGAGAGGACAGCTAGGATTTACGAATTAGCAGCCCAGGAGTTACCCCATGTTCTGACAGGTGAGTTCATTCCCCTTGAGGCTTACGATTACCCTGCCGGTAACGAGAATAGAATAGCCTTCATTAGGAGGGAACCGGTGGGTGTAGTGGGGGCCATAACACCCTTTAACTTCCCACCAGATAGTATGGCTCATAAGGTTGCCCCAGCCTTAGCAATGGGCAACACTGTTGTGCTTAAGCCAAGTAGAAACTCACCATTAACGGAAACTGAGATTGCCAAGGTTATTACTGAGGTAGGGTTCCCAGATGGTTCAATTAACGTGGTTACTGGTGACTCATCAATGATTGGTGATGAATTCATCAATAACCCTAAGGTTTCATTAATAACATTCACGGGTTCATCTAAGGTTGGCCTTGATTTAGCCAGTAAGGCAATATTAAGGGGTAAGAGGGTTATAATGGAGCTTGGCGGTAGCGACGCAATGATAATTCTTGAGGATGCCGACTTAAATAAGGCTGCTCAAGCAGCAACAGTGGGTAGGTTTGATTATGCCGGCCAATTCTGTAATGCCACCAAGAGGTTAATAGTCAGGAATGAGGTTTACGACGAATTCATCAGGAGGTTTATTGAAAATGTTTCAAGACTTAAGATAGGGGATCCACTAAGTGAGGATACTGACGTTGGCCCATTAATAAGTAAGGAGGCTGTGGAGTCCATGGAATCCTACGTTAATGATGCCTTAAGTAAAGGTGGAAGAATCATCTATAGAGCTAGTAGAATTCCTGAGAGGGGGTTCTATTACCCACCAACAATACTAGAGGCCCCCTTTGATGCGGCAGTGTGGGTTGAGGAGGTTTTTGGCCCAGTGTTACCTGTGGCTCGGGTTAAGGATGATGAGGAGGCGGTTGAGATAGCTAACAGGACTGAGTATGGTCTTGATGCATCAATATTCACTAGGGATTTCTCAAGGGCATATAGGTTAGCCACTAGGATTAAGGCGGGGACTATTTTCATTAATGATACCACTAGGCTTAGGTTTGATAACCTACCATTTGGTGGATTTAAGAAGTCTGGTATTGGACGTGAGAGCGTTAAGGATACGATGATGGAGATGAGTGAAGTTAAGGTAATATCGTATGCATTAAAGTGA
- a CDS encoding DUF2848 domain-containing protein — protein MHRVNIIAEYGNRTEKDIEITVGSLLLVQQDSGSISTIALQPYLITTSNYVKKITASYGSNIAYALLIKNREDVFVTVASDHTDPDAERCNVISGKHTYPKVIARRAWSLENIEDHWDLVELRNMAIINDEKKIAQQFTGRELPQPSIVLEMIEDTMEEPRNMVIVVERRIMPEEYVVSNYYEISMIDNSSKRSIEHYYWVD, from the coding sequence ATGCATAGAGTAAACATTATTGCAGAGTACGGTAATAGGACTGAGAAGGATATTGAGATAACTGTTGGTTCCCTCCTACTGGTTCAGCAGGATTCAGGAAGCATATCAACAATAGCTCTTCAACCGTACTTAATAACCACGAGTAATTACGTTAAGAAGATTACAGCATCATACGGTAGTAACATTGCTTACGCCTTACTTATTAAGAATAGGGAGGACGTATTCGTAACAGTGGCTAGTGATCACACGGATCCTGACGCGGAGAGGTGTAACGTAATTTCCGGTAAGCACACTTACCCTAAGGTTATTGCCCGTAGGGCTTGGTCCCTTGAAAACATTGAGGATCATTGGGACTTGGTGGAATTAAGAAACATGGCTATAATTAATGATGAAAAGAAGATTGCTCAGCAATTCACTGGGAGGGAATTACCCCAGCCCAGTATTGTGCTTGAGATGATTGAGGATACTATGGAGGAACCTAGAAACATGGTTATTGTTGTTGAACGTAGAATAATGCCCGAGGAGTACGTGGTTAGTAACTACTATGAAATATCGATGATTGATAATTCCAGTAAGAGAAGTATTGAGCATTATTACTGGGTTGATTAA
- a CDS encoding aldo/keto reductase, with amino-acid sequence MEYVHLGWSGLKVSKIVLGGMSFGEPSLQSHGTSSWVATKEQAFKVLKRAWDLGINFIDTANVYSQGKSEEIIGEFLRGIREDAVLATKVFFPTGNGPNDRGLSRKHVMRQISDSLRRLGTDYVDLYQIHRWDYETPIEETLSTLTDLVHQGKVRYIGASSMWTWQFTKMYYIAEFKDYEKPVSTQTPYNLLYREEEREMIPFCKAHNIAYMAYSPTAVGVLSGRYYKDGKLIEPSDNPRLQLSTGFYAARIYMDTGRFPENIEIVRRVIEVAKNKGVTPTQVALAWIFRKGILPIIGTSKVEHLEEAVDALTVNLTDDEVKYLEEPYKPKPILHITPPQ; translated from the coding sequence ATGGAGTATGTCCACCTTGGCTGGTCCGGTCTTAAGGTTTCTAAGATAGTTCTTGGTGGAATGTCTTTTGGGGAACCATCACTTCAATCTCATGGTACTAGTTCATGGGTTGCTACTAAGGAGCAGGCCTTTAAGGTACTTAAGAGAGCTTGGGATCTTGGGATTAACTTTATTGACACAGCTAATGTTTATTCACAAGGCAAGAGTGAAGAAATAATCGGCGAGTTCCTACGGGGGATTAGAGAAGATGCTGTACTTGCTACTAAAGTATTCTTCCCCACTGGTAATGGTCCTAATGATAGGGGTTTGTCTAGGAAGCATGTTATGAGGCAGATTAGTGATTCTCTTAGGAGGCTTGGTACTGATTATGTTGACTTGTATCAGATTCATAGGTGGGATTATGAGACGCCAATTGAGGAGACACTATCCACACTAACAGACCTAGTACACCAAGGAAAAGTAAGATACATTGGAGCATCAAGCATGTGGACATGGCAATTCACTAAGATGTACTATATTGCTGAGTTCAAGGATTATGAGAAGCCGGTAAGCACGCAGACACCGTATAACCTACTTTATAGGGAGGAGGAAAGGGAAATGATACCATTCTGCAAGGCACATAACATAGCCTACATGGCGTATAGCCCAACGGCAGTTGGAGTGCTTTCAGGTAGGTACTATAAGGATGGTAAGCTTATTGAACCTAGCGATAACCCACGCTTACAGTTAAGTACAGGCTTCTATGCGGCTAGGATATATATGGATACTGGAAGGTTTCCTGAGAACATTGAAATAGTGAGGAGGGTAATTGAGGTTGCTAAGAATAAGGGCGTAACCCCAACTCAAGTAGCCTTAGCATGGATATTTAGGAAAGGTATATTGCCAATAATAGGTACAAGCAAAGTGGAACACCTTGAGGAAGCTGTTGATGCGCTAACAGTTAATTTAACTGATGATGAAGTGAAGTACCTTGAGGAACCATATAAACCAAAACCAATACTCCACATAACACCACCTCAATGA
- a CDS encoding NfeD family protein, with amino-acid sequence MIVWVKMRMLLLVLIAFTLMLPMVVHAASNGIIKVTQVYTYSLNGEITENTYYELKSVIDQLPPGSVLVIYMKTPGGLLDAALNIVSLFETSSIVTVGFVYPTGSYAWSGGTLVLLSTTVAAMAPGTVIGSCQPVEINEVTGQEIFITEPKILNAVAKYFVEAAEFRGRNTTFAASCVYNDTNLGPEEALKYHVINYVASSIDQLLSVMNGTVVNVNGVNYTLVMENPVVTQLTPPISYQLYDALQSSVMENIISILGVLLILAGLLTAHVYLAGIGAVLLVVLALLGLPINYAGLGLMVVGALLMAFEWHSGGKLHGVLIAVGAVLIAVGLTLLIPSVSPPQYALKYNPTTLRVILYSEIAGIGGLSAWIVMLIARAIRAKPISTVMYYPTAGLIGVATEDIKTGQMGIVKIRGEYWKAIALEDIKEGDRVTVVSYEGNIIKVRKAT; translated from the coding sequence ATGATTGTGTGGGTAAAAATGAGGATGTTATTGCTTGTATTAATTGCATTTACCTTAATGTTACCAATGGTTGTTCACGCGGCATCTAACGGTATCATTAAGGTAACTCAAGTTTACACATATAGTTTAAATGGGGAAATAACTGAGAATACTTACTATGAATTGAAGAGTGTCATTGACCAACTCCCACCTGGTAGCGTATTGGTCATATACATGAAGACACCTGGTGGTTTGCTTGACGCTGCCCTAAACATAGTTAGCCTCTTTGAAACGTCAAGTATAGTGACAGTTGGGTTCGTTTACCCAACAGGCTCCTACGCCTGGTCTGGAGGTACGTTAGTTCTCCTCTCAACAACCGTAGCAGCAATGGCGCCGGGAACCGTGATTGGTTCATGTCAGCCGGTGGAGATTAATGAGGTTACTGGGCAAGAGATCTTCATAACTGAGCCTAAGATACTTAACGCAGTGGCTAAGTACTTCGTTGAGGCTGCTGAGTTTAGGGGTAGGAACACTACCTTTGCAGCATCCTGTGTATATAATGACACTAACCTTGGACCGGAGGAGGCCCTTAAGTATCACGTGATCAACTACGTGGCAAGCAGTATTGATCAATTATTATCCGTGATGAATGGCACAGTGGTTAACGTGAACGGCGTCAACTACACACTCGTCATGGAGAATCCAGTGGTGACTCAATTAACTCCGCCAATCAGTTACCAACTTTATGATGCGTTACAGAGCTCCGTAATGGAGAACATAATCTCCATACTAGGGGTATTGCTTATCCTAGCAGGGTTACTAACAGCTCACGTATATTTAGCCGGCATAGGTGCCGTGTTACTGGTAGTATTGGCTCTTCTTGGCTTGCCAATAAACTACGCTGGCTTAGGCTTAATGGTAGTGGGTGCCCTATTAATGGCCTTTGAATGGCATAGTGGAGGTAAGCTGCATGGAGTATTGATAGCGGTTGGTGCAGTGCTTATTGCGGTGGGTTTAACACTACTTATACCAAGTGTTTCACCACCCCAATACGCGCTTAAGTATAACCCAACCACGCTTAGGGTAATACTGTACAGTGAAATAGCAGGTATTGGTGGCTTATCTGCCTGGATAGTAATGCTGATAGCTAGGGCTATTAGGGCTAAACCAATATCGACAGTGATGTACTACCCAACAGCAGGATTAATCGGAGTAGCCACTGAGGATATTAAAACTGGGCAAATGGGCATTGTTAAGATTAGGGGTGAGTATTGGAAAGCAATAGCCCTAGAGGATATTAAGGAAGGCGATAGAGTTACCGTAGTGTCATACGAAGGAAACATAATAAAGGTAAGGAAAGCCACCTAA